From the Bacillota bacterium genome, one window contains:
- a CDS encoding GGDEF domain-containing protein, with protein MRQDPGSMVKCNRGTNGVEEKNVVHSELKGLSEGLWRALGRLKMGLGAFLVLLALVSLPQGKPLLLLLLGFFAAGFVGVNAAGLVCRLEHRRLAEVASMLFGVGAISCLVVATGGADGPLLFLFLVPVFTHGFRSGARAAYLSAAVNSAALAVICVASLGEGFSVRRVLGPGVVAGVMWFEARAVAVVVRYIGVQRDELMQLAQRDPLTGLLNRRSLYDLVGRLVVEGREFAVVLVDLDGFKAANDERGHLFGDEVLKRVAEGMQRAVRRGDVVARYGGDEFAVVVPGGREEGEHVMRRLEEVVERVSREMEVDTGLSGGVAVWPADGAALEELLQVADRRLYRAKELKGRKRLALEVVE; from the coding sequence GTGCGACAGGATCCGGGGAGCATGGTAAAATGTAACCGCGGCACGAACGGGGTGGAGGAGAAGAATGTGGTACATAGTGAGTTAAAGGGATTGTCCGAAGGCCTCTGGCGCGCCCTGGGGCGGCTGAAGATGGGCCTGGGGGCGTTCTTGGTCCTGCTTGCCCTGGTATCCCTCCCGCAGGGGAAGCCGTTGCTTCTTTTGCTGCTCGGTTTCTTCGCGGCGGGATTCGTTGGGGTGAATGCTGCGGGGCTGGTGTGCCGTCTGGAGCACAGGAGGCTGGCGGAGGTTGCCTCGATGCTGTTTGGGGTCGGGGCGATAAGCTGTCTTGTGGTGGCCACCGGTGGTGCTGACGGGCCGCTGTTGTTTCTGTTCCTGGTTCCGGTGTTCACGCACGGTTTCCGGTCGGGAGCGCGGGCTGCCTACCTGTCGGCGGCAGTCAATTCTGCGGCACTGGCGGTCATCTGTGTGGCTTCGCTGGGGGAAGGTTTTTCGGTCCGGCGCGTGCTGGGACCTGGTGTGGTTGCCGGGGTCATGTGGTTTGAGGCGCGTGCGGTAGCCGTGGTGGTGAGGTATATAGGCGTGCAGCGGGATGAACTCATGCAGCTTGCCCAGCGGGACCCGTTGACGGGGTTGCTCAACCGGCGGTCGCTGTACGATCTGGTGGGGCGTCTGGTGGTGGAGGGAAGGGAGTTTGCGGTGGTTCTGGTGGACCTGGATGGTTTCAAGGCGGCGAACGATGAGCGGGGGCACCTGTTTGGGGACGAGGTGCTGAAGCGGGTGGCGGAGGGGATGCAGCGTGCTGTGCGGCGGGGAGATGTGGTGGCCAGGTACGGTGGGGATGAATTCGCCGTGGTGGTGCCTGGTGGCCGGGAAGAGGGTGAGCATGTCATGCGGCGGCTTGAGGAGGTGGTGGAGAGGGTGAGCCGGGAGATGGAGGTTGATACCGGCCTGTCGGGTGGAGTTGCCGTGTGGCCTGCGGATGGTGCTGCACTGGAGGAGCTTTTGCAGGTAGCCGACCGGAGGCTGTACCGTGCGAAGGAGCTGAAGGGCCGGAAGCGGCTGGCGCTGGAGGTCGTGGAGTAG